From the Thermococcus sp. 18S1 genome, one window contains:
- a CDS encoding iron ABC transporter permease — protein MKVSKWSERLFGTPLFDPVVTTSFLFPLLYLVAFLIIPVLAMLAVAFEYNGHFSFHWFTSILTSEYYISWPTGEFSRLVTLPNGEQIYYVQGVDFGVILNSIIVSLSVMILTTILGTVFAFVMARYDFPGKNIVRILLFVPLLVTPFVNVFIVKKMFLPNGLINWLFYDILHIFPHRIVIDGLVGVIVAQAMTYYPIVYLNAYASFINIDPTLEEQAENLGSRGFHLFRTVTFPLALPGIAAGATLVGIFSLEDLAAPIVFQGNPLARKLMSFQIYSAFTSGFNVGSPQLAALALIMLTIAILMFLGIRKYVSLRQYAMLSKGGRWKPRVAKPKGWQAVLIYLVVLPMLLISIFPQVGVVLLAFSESWVGTWPEGFTTAHIQSIITQPDIERVIMNSIMYSTAAIIVILLLSLTASYASSRFKKSQLGPILDSLSTIPIAVPGIVIAMSYFFFFAKVFPDTPLDPTNLLGFNPAMVLVLAYSIRRLPFAARSISAGIQQVHVSLEEAALNLGAGRWKALTGILIPLILLNLLGGAMLSFVYCMSETSVGITLGSINPDYYPITARMVELMTSAVGSANLAAALGVFLMTVQIIAIVLANVITKQRYSFIGLT, from the coding sequence ATGAAGGTAAGCAAGTGGAGCGAGAGACTCTTTGGAACACCCCTGTTCGATCCGGTCGTCACGACTTCGTTCCTGTTCCCACTCCTGTACTTGGTGGCCTTCCTGATAATCCCAGTGCTGGCAATGCTCGCGGTGGCCTTCGAGTACAACGGTCACTTCTCCTTCCACTGGTTCACCAGCATACTGACGTCGGAGTATTACATCAGCTGGCCGACCGGAGAGTTCTCCAGACTTGTCACCCTGCCCAATGGGGAGCAGATCTACTACGTCCAGGGCGTTGACTTCGGAGTGATACTCAACTCCATAATAGTCTCCCTGAGCGTCATGATCCTGACCACGATACTCGGAACCGTCTTTGCCTTCGTCATGGCGCGCTACGACTTCCCGGGCAAGAACATCGTCAGGATTCTGCTCTTCGTGCCGCTCCTCGTTACGCCCTTCGTCAACGTCTTCATCGTCAAGAAGATGTTCCTTCCCAATGGTCTGATAAACTGGTTGTTCTACGATATCCTTCACATATTCCCGCACAGAATCGTTATCGACGGTCTCGTGGGTGTTATAGTCGCCCAGGCGATGACCTACTACCCGATAGTTTACCTCAACGCCTACGCAAGCTTCATCAACATCGACCCAACCCTGGAGGAGCAGGCCGAGAACCTCGGAAGCAGGGGCTTCCACCTCTTCAGAACCGTTACGTTCCCGCTCGCCCTCCCGGGAATAGCCGCGGGAGCGACCCTCGTTGGAATCTTCAGCCTTGAGGACCTGGCCGCGCCTATAGTCTTCCAGGGCAACCCGCTTGCCAGGAAGCTCATGTCCTTCCAGATCTACAGCGCCTTCACCAGCGGTTTCAACGTTGGAAGCCCGCAGCTCGCTGCACTGGCCCTGATAATGCTCACCATCGCCATCCTGATGTTCCTAGGAATCAGGAAGTACGTCAGCCTGCGCCAGTACGCCATGCTCAGCAAGGGCGGAAGGTGGAAGCCGCGCGTGGCCAAGCCCAAGGGCTGGCAGGCGGTTCTCATATACCTCGTCGTCCTTCCGATGCTCCTCATCTCGATATTCCCGCAGGTCGGTGTTGTGCTCCTCGCCTTCAGCGAGAGCTGGGTCGGAACCTGGCCCGAGGGCTTCACCACCGCTCACATCCAGAGCATCATAACCCAGCCGGACATTGAACGCGTCATCATGAACAGCATCATGTATTCCACCGCCGCAATAATCGTCATCCTCCTCCTGTCGCTCACGGCATCCTACGCCTCCAGCAGGTTCAAGAAGAGCCAGCTCGGCCCAATCCTCGACAGCCTCTCGACGATACCCATAGCAGTTCCGGGTATCGTCATAGCGATGAGCTACTTCTTCTTCTTCGCCAAGGTGTTCCCGGACACGCCCCTTGACCCCACCAACCTGCTTGGCTTCAACCCGGCGATGGTTCTCGTGCTGGCGTACTCGATCAGGCGTCTGCCATTTGCGGCGCGCTCCATCTCAGCCGGAATCCAGCAGGTTCACGTGTCCCTCGAGGAGGCCGCGCTCAACCTTGGCGCAGGAAGGTGGAAGGCACTGACGGGAATTCTGATACCCCTGATACTCCTGAACCTGCTTGGAGGAGCCATGCTGAGCTTCGTCTACTGTATGAGCGAGACCAGCGTCGGCATCACCCTCGGTTCCATCAACCCGGACTACTACCCGATAACGGCAAGGATGGTCGAGCTGATGACGAGCGCCGTTGGAAGCGCCAACCTCGCGGCCGCGCTCGGTGTCTTCCTCATGACGGTGCAGATTATAGCCATAGTCCTGGCGAACGTGATAACCAAGCAGAGGTACTCGTTCATAGGTCTCACATGA
- a CDS encoding ABC transporter ATP-binding protein: MVDVKLENIVKTFGETVALKGIDLHIKAGELFTLLGPSGCGKSTTLRIIAGLDFPDSGTIHFGDEEVTYLPSSKRGAVLVFQNYALWPHMTVFDNVAYGLKLKKLPKDEIKKKVEWALELVKLEGFADRYPTQLSGGQQQRVAIARALVVEPKVLLLDEPLSNLDAKLRLEMRSEIRRIQRELGITVIYVTHDQEEAMAISDRIAVMNVGTVEQVGTPKEIYESPRTEFVASFMGKTNVIPAKVVERNGDRVSVEFEGIKLDGLYYTDKSDDVVIVIRPERIKLKPVENAVSFTGTVDLIEYYGFFIEVVGLFGDTRIIARTISDREIAGLRPLQQVTFYVERDDIIVLPKQQL; encoded by the coding sequence ATGGTTGACGTCAAGCTTGAGAACATCGTCAAAACCTTCGGAGAAACTGTCGCCCTTAAGGGAATAGACCTTCATATAAAAGCAGGAGAGCTCTTCACCCTGCTCGGACCGAGCGGGTGTGGAAAGTCAACGACGCTGAGAATCATAGCCGGCCTGGACTTCCCGGACAGCGGTACAATACACTTTGGCGACGAGGAGGTCACATACCTCCCGTCCAGCAAGCGCGGTGCGGTGCTCGTCTTCCAGAACTACGCCCTGTGGCCCCACATGACGGTCTTCGACAACGTCGCCTATGGCCTGAAGCTCAAGAAGCTTCCAAAGGACGAGATAAAGAAGAAGGTCGAATGGGCCCTCGAACTCGTCAAGCTCGAGGGCTTCGCGGACCGCTACCCGACCCAGCTTTCCGGAGGCCAGCAGCAGCGTGTCGCGATAGCTAGAGCTTTGGTCGTCGAGCCCAAGGTTCTGCTCCTGGACGAGCCGCTGAGCAACCTCGACGCCAAGCTCAGGCTTGAGATGCGTTCGGAGATAAGGAGAATCCAGCGCGAGCTTGGCATCACCGTCATCTACGTTACCCACGACCAGGAGGAAGCCATGGCCATAAGCGACAGGATTGCCGTCATGAACGTCGGAACCGTCGAGCAGGTCGGCACGCCGAAGGAGATATACGAGAGCCCGAGGACTGAATTCGTTGCCAGCTTCATGGGCAAGACCAACGTCATCCCGGCCAAGGTTGTCGAGAGGAACGGCGACCGCGTTTCCGTCGAGTTCGAGGGCATAAAGCTCGACGGCCTCTACTACACCGACAAGAGCGACGACGTCGTCATAGTCATCAGGCCCGAGAGGATAAAGCTCAAGCCTGTCGAGAACGCGGTCTCATTCACCGGAACCGTTGACCTCATCGAGTACTACGGATTCTTCATCGAGGTCGTCGGCCTCTTCGGTGACACCAGGATCATCGCCAGAACCATCAGCGACAGGGAGATAGCGGGACTCAGGCCGCTCCAGCAGGTGACGTTCTACGTCGAGAGGGACGACATTATCGTCCTCCCGAAGCAGCAGCTTTAA
- a CDS encoding DUF447 domain-containing protein, with the protein MRGFLEFLNEGQVYEVLLVTRSNATPVGVVRRGNKLFFKLFGGKSASELREHPYASVQMTNDVELIVKLALNLPVELEFENMGVHRWIRGLPGVYGPVMLAEEVYEDHLGKTSVLKCSLEPEGTIDGRLPPKPLSRADWYLLEMAVDFTRLGVARRNGKMEAARKLRGRILHNYSSYLRFGGSSELAEIIMAALDENG; encoded by the coding sequence ATGCGTGGATTTCTGGAGTTCCTCAACGAGGGACAGGTCTACGAGGTTCTGCTCGTCACGAGGTCAAATGCCACCCCAGTGGGCGTTGTAAGGAGAGGAAACAAGCTGTTTTTCAAACTCTTTGGTGGGAAGAGCGCAAGTGAGCTGAGGGAGCATCCATACGCGTCGGTGCAGATGACCAACGACGTTGAGCTGATAGTAAAGCTCGCCCTCAACCTGCCGGTGGAGCTTGAGTTCGAGAACATGGGAGTGCACAGGTGGATAAGGGGACTCCCAGGGGTTTATGGGCCGGTTATGCTCGCCGAGGAAGTCTACGAGGACCATCTGGGGAAAACTTCCGTTTTGAAGTGTTCGCTGGAGCCGGAGGGAACCATTGACGGGAGACTGCCCCCCAAACCACTTAGCAGGGCCGACTGGTACCTCCTGGAGATGGCCGTGGACTTCACTCGGCTGGGGGTGGCCCGGAGGAACGGGAAGATGGAGGCCGCCAGGAAGTTGCGCGGAAGGATACTCCACAACTATTCATCCTACCTGAGGTTCGGAGGCAGCTCAGAACTGGCGGAGATTATAATGGCGGCACTGGACGAAAATGGGTAA
- a CDS encoding metallophosphoesterase — MKAGKIMALLVALLAIAAVPVSTVWAASSSVTPGEILIQPLPGVPAIGKPGDIVEIHPVDGVAIDSLQIVSILHGPYDLQIVGTENGVIKAKIPEDAVPDDYFLVVKSNKGEVTIPNGVWVIKDAPTVLRIAHGSDLHVTSGSKMGFVCGDYFQKSIPEILQYCDHPYAMHSYTATDSFVTYYSMTGLRSENVINLIISTGDDVDTNGDSEGYKMLDEAILHGTAAGTPFISIKGNHDHPPTYYNKYVGPRYFYEVIGDFLIIGLDSRGEERHPELEQLQWMENVLKSHPNKTVIVLVHHPFWYSTPDGKWGGTIKGYTAFDDGDWNALTKFISWDWEGRNGEYDEIARYFLQMVEKYNVRLVLSGHIHKDKPVLYIDKNGEKHWFYALTTTGAPDKTSNPPSETDKQRGYTKPSWYGSQVIYVYDNGTVEFPLVSDMFVQDKPVSLPVPQKFIVYRQNGEDGTAVKFVNELDNAISGPIVLEIPEGAKVDPEHTNITYTVLGEREIGGTYYMLLNVTVPQGVSQITVVKSPDTQAPTVDVGYLTPSKPQPGRQFKVFIAAKDNVGIRDMKVQIISDGKVTAEYPAFSMQPSKVDATYYTEIPGVDTSEFTIKVIATDFYGNTGETTYTVGGSATTSPSTTQTESSGSTCGPALIVGLALLPVLLRKRK, encoded by the coding sequence ATGAAGGCCGGCAAAATTATGGCTCTTTTGGTGGCCCTGCTTGCCATAGCGGCAGTTCCAGTGAGCACTGTCTGGGCCGCTTCAAGCAGCGTGACACCGGGGGAGATCCTTATTCAGCCGCTCCCGGGGGTCCCAGCGATAGGAAAGCCAGGGGATATAGTTGAAATACACCCCGTCGATGGGGTTGCCATCGATTCCCTTCAGATAGTCTCCATACTTCACGGGCCCTACGACCTCCAGATAGTAGGTACGGAGAACGGAGTCATTAAGGCCAAGATACCCGAAGACGCTGTGCCGGATGATTACTTCCTCGTAGTCAAGAGCAATAAGGGCGAGGTCACGATACCCAACGGCGTGTGGGTCATAAAGGACGCCCCGACGGTTCTCAGGATAGCCCACGGCAGCGACCTCCACGTCACGAGCGGCTCAAAGATGGGCTTCGTCTGCGGGGATTACTTCCAGAAGAGCATTCCCGAAATACTCCAGTACTGTGACCACCCCTACGCGATGCACAGCTACACTGCCACCGACAGCTTCGTGACGTACTACTCCATGACAGGCCTGAGGAGTGAGAACGTCATCAACCTCATAATCAGCACGGGCGACGATGTTGATACCAACGGCGACAGCGAGGGCTACAAGATGCTCGACGAGGCAATACTCCACGGTACCGCGGCTGGAACTCCGTTCATAAGCATCAAGGGCAACCACGACCACCCGCCGACCTACTACAACAAGTACGTTGGTCCAAGGTACTTCTACGAGGTCATAGGCGACTTCCTCATAATAGGCCTGGACAGCCGCGGCGAGGAGAGGCACCCCGAACTTGAGCAGCTCCAGTGGATGGAGAACGTGCTTAAGAGCCACCCCAACAAGACGGTCATAGTTCTCGTTCACCACCCGTTCTGGTACAGCACCCCCGACGGCAAGTGGGGCGGAACCATAAAGGGTTACACGGCCTTTGACGACGGCGACTGGAACGCTCTGACCAAGTTCATAAGCTGGGACTGGGAGGGCAGAAACGGAGAGTACGACGAGATAGCCAGGTACTTCCTCCAGATGGTCGAGAAGTACAACGTCAGGCTCGTCCTCAGCGGCCACATCCACAAGGACAAGCCCGTTCTTTACATCGACAAGAACGGCGAGAAGCACTGGTTCTACGCCCTCACCACCACCGGCGCACCCGACAAGACCAGCAACCCGCCGAGTGAGACCGACAAGCAGAGGGGTTACACTAAACCCAGCTGGTACGGCTCCCAGGTAATCTACGTCTATGACAACGGTACCGTCGAGTTCCCGCTCGTTTCGGACATGTTTGTACAGGACAAACCGGTTTCCCTCCCCGTTCCGCAGAAGTTCATAGTCTACCGCCAGAACGGCGAGGATGGAACCGCGGTCAAGTTCGTGAACGAGCTTGACAACGCCATCAGCGGCCCCATTGTCCTCGAGATACCCGAGGGGGCCAAGGTGGATCCCGAGCACACCAACATAACCTACACCGTCCTGGGCGAGAGGGAGATCGGCGGTACATACTACATGCTGCTCAACGTCACCGTCCCCCAGGGCGTCAGCCAGATAACCGTAGTCAAGTCCCCCGACACCCAGGCGCCCACTGTGGATGTTGGTTATCTCACGCCGAGCAAGCCCCAGCCAGGAAGGCAGTTCAAGGTCTTTATAGCGGCCAAAGATAACGTTGGAATCCGGGACATGAAGGTTCAGATAATCTCCGACGGAAAGGTCACAGCGGAGTACCCGGCGTTCTCAATGCAGCCCTCCAAGGTTGATGCAACATACTACACCGAGATTCCGGGCGTTGACACCAGTGAGTTCACCATCAAGGTCATCGCAACCGACTTCTACGGCAACACCGGCGAGACCACCTACACCGTCGGTGGAAGTGCAACCACCAGCCCGAGCACGACCCAGACGGAGAGCAGCGGAAGCACCTGCGGTCCGGCTCTCATCGTGGGCCTCGCACTCCTCCCAGTTCTCCTCAGAAAGAGGAAGTGA
- a CDS encoding restriction endonuclease, with amino-acid sequence MPWTQDLIRLAHRETLVEDVIELLKRMGFRDYERVAGRKEWGIDIVAIRDDPIAGIEKVVLAIHPKGLASSRDINVFADLVNKYKADKGILISPAGFTKDAKVLISREHRGRVVPWDGEKLASLFNNYRMEPPADLVERLKAETEAGEEEGPLEEFELDAPLLHDFSPEAVLGKVASFAASKYPVKPEEVKLESISVSLSSAYIFSWSVEGDGEKDKAVVFSEDRIVLRATQDKNLSVPVTKALLNDSSIIHATEREVEVPLSPSEAVFVLKAVAAKELGVPEGRVTIHERKKVYVPKEARLEVRVGENLAGARVDLERGEVTFEMNPLPDNYFVERVRDIVRKQTGEEIGEYELKRTNGKVKVSGKTERFSFEAQFNGYTGRLLGMEALMSDDALSELLRNAYPQGRVINLEKGKKAAIADILLDGGVVVVSVDLTDGSYEEVRRLPSPEDAFENARTVIEGNFPLRDLVMESYRVLEHKYLELVLESADGNAVVKVDGSTGDVLDYLVEVTPDRAEEIVSEKYPDFEIKSVEGTETEYTVTAENDRHRVTVRVSRDGKLIEETDRVLRRDLAERIAVDAAKEIDEEAVIRSVTLNENWEVEFAGRTKVGRFVLHRTTGEVLKSDVRFTEMAIKESYLAHVREKYKEEQPAVERLVLYEERGYVHIKVAGKETLYYARIDTRTGKIISEDRAPTKGITAKLKQLQLDSKYK; translated from the coding sequence ATGCCGTGGACCCAGGATTTAATAAGGCTTGCACACAGGGAAACGCTTGTTGAAGACGTAATCGAGCTGCTGAAGAGAATGGGCTTCAGGGACTACGAGAGGGTGGCGGGCAGGAAGGAGTGGGGAATAGACATCGTGGCAATAAGGGATGACCCCATAGCAGGGATCGAGAAAGTTGTTCTGGCGATTCACCCTAAGGGACTGGCTTCTTCGAGGGACATCAACGTCTTCGCTGACCTGGTGAACAAATACAAGGCGGATAAGGGAATACTAATATCCCCCGCAGGATTCACGAAGGACGCCAAGGTTCTAATATCCCGGGAGCACCGCGGGAGGGTGGTTCCGTGGGACGGCGAGAAGCTCGCCTCCCTGTTCAACAACTACCGGATGGAACCGCCCGCCGATCTTGTGGAGCGGCTTAAGGCTGAGACAGAGGCGGGGGAGGAAGAAGGTCCTCTGGAGGAGTTCGAGCTCGATGCCCCGCTTCTCCATGATTTTTCACCAGAGGCCGTGCTCGGAAAAGTGGCCTCGTTCGCGGCTTCCAAATACCCCGTGAAACCGGAGGAGGTGAAGCTCGAGTCCATCTCAGTCTCCCTGTCCAGTGCGTACATATTCTCCTGGTCCGTCGAGGGTGATGGGGAGAAGGACAAGGCGGTGGTGTTTTCCGAGGACCGCATAGTCCTCAGGGCAACGCAGGACAAGAACCTGAGCGTTCCCGTAACCAAGGCCCTTCTGAACGACAGCTCGATTATCCACGCCACGGAGCGTGAGGTGGAGGTTCCCTTAAGCCCAAGCGAGGCGGTCTTCGTCCTTAAGGCCGTCGCCGCAAAGGAGCTCGGCGTTCCAGAGGGCCGGGTGACCATCCACGAGAGGAAGAAGGTCTACGTTCCCAAAGAGGCCAGACTCGAGGTTCGGGTGGGTGAAAACCTGGCCGGGGCCAGGGTCGATCTGGAGCGCGGAGAGGTAACCTTCGAGATGAACCCCCTGCCCGATAACTACTTCGTTGAGAGGGTTCGGGATATCGTTCGGAAGCAGACCGGGGAGGAAATCGGCGAGTACGAGCTCAAGAGAACAAACGGGAAGGTTAAGGTATCTGGAAAGACGGAGCGCTTCTCATTTGAGGCCCAGTTCAACGGCTACACAGGCAGGCTTCTTGGTATGGAAGCTCTCATGAGCGACGATGCCCTCAGTGAACTCCTGAGAAATGCCTATCCGCAGGGCAGGGTCATCAACCTCGAGAAGGGCAAGAAGGCCGCCATCGCGGACATACTACTGGATGGGGGCGTGGTCGTTGTCAGCGTCGATCTCACAGACGGCAGCTACGAGGAGGTCAGGAGACTTCCATCACCCGAAGACGCCTTCGAAAACGCCAGGACTGTCATAGAGGGCAACTTTCCGCTGAGAGACCTGGTCATGGAATCATACCGTGTGCTGGAGCACAAGTACCTGGAGCTGGTTCTTGAGAGCGCGGATGGAAATGCCGTCGTGAAGGTGGACGGCTCCACGGGGGACGTCCTCGACTACCTCGTCGAGGTGACGCCCGACAGGGCGGAGGAGATAGTCTCCGAGAAGTATCCAGACTTTGAGATAAAGTCCGTAGAGGGCACAGAAACCGAATACACCGTTACCGCCGAGAACGACCGCCACAGGGTAACCGTCAGGGTCAGCAGGGACGGCAAGCTCATCGAGGAGACGGACCGTGTTCTGAGAAGGGACCTAGCAGAGAGGATAGCAGTTGATGCCGCGAAGGAGATAGACGAGGAGGCTGTGATAAGATCCGTAACGCTCAACGAGAACTGGGAGGTCGAATTCGCCGGAAGAACGAAGGTCGGGAGGTTCGTCCTTCACAGAACCACTGGGGAGGTTCTGAAGAGCGACGTCCGCTTCACGGAGATGGCGATAAAAGAGTCCTACCTCGCGCATGTGAGGGAGAAATACAAGGAAGAACAGCCTGCAGTGGAGCGCCTCGTCCTCTACGAGGAGAGGGGCTACGTCCACATCAAGGTGGCGGGGAAGGAGACCCTTTACTACGCGAGAATAGACACAAGAACCGGGAAGATAATAAGTGAAGACAGGGCGCCGACAAAGGGAATAACTGCAAAGCTGAAGCAGCTTCAGCTGGACAGCAAATACAAGTGA
- a CDS encoding phosphoglycerate kinase, which produces MFRLTDFDYHGKTVFLRADLNSPVTDGKIISDARFKAVLPTIIYLLEHGAKLIIGTHQSKPYKGDYITTEQHAEILSGLLGQEVEYVEDIFGKYAREKITALKPGEAIMLENLRFAAEEVKYKPIDDCEKTFFVRKLAPLIDYVVNDAFAATHRSQPSLVGFARLKPMIMGFLMEKEVQALTRAYETQEKPRVYVLGGAKVDDSLRVAENVLRNGRAEVILTGGLVGHVFTLAKGFHLGDSNLEFMERKGLLELVDWAEEILNEFYPYVRTPVDFAVDYKGERVEVDLLSEEKWLFDEHPILDIGSRTVEKYREVLMGAKIIVANGPMGVFEREEFAVGTVGVFRAIGESPAFSIVGGGHSIASIYQHNITGISHVSTGGGAMLSFFAGEKLPVLEAFKESYERFKDLLEG; this is translated from the coding sequence ATGTTCAGGCTCACCGACTTTGACTATCACGGAAAAACCGTCTTTCTGAGGGCAGACCTAAATTCGCCGGTCACTGACGGGAAGATAATCAGCGACGCCAGGTTTAAAGCGGTTCTCCCGACAATAATATACCTCCTCGAGCACGGGGCTAAACTCATCATAGGAACTCACCAGAGCAAGCCTTACAAAGGGGACTACATCACCACGGAGCAGCACGCTGAGATACTGAGCGGGTTGCTCGGCCAAGAAGTGGAGTATGTTGAGGATATCTTTGGAAAATACGCCCGCGAGAAGATAACGGCGCTGAAACCCGGAGAGGCCATCATGTTGGAAAACCTCCGCTTCGCCGCGGAAGAGGTCAAATACAAGCCCATTGATGATTGCGAGAAGACGTTTTTCGTGAGAAAACTTGCACCTCTGATAGATTACGTCGTGAACGATGCCTTCGCAGCGACCCACCGCTCCCAGCCTTCCCTGGTGGGTTTCGCAAGATTGAAGCCCATGATAATGGGCTTTCTCATGGAGAAGGAAGTTCAGGCACTCACAAGGGCATACGAGACCCAGGAGAAGCCGAGGGTCTACGTGCTCGGCGGTGCGAAGGTTGATGACTCCCTCCGCGTGGCGGAGAACGTGCTGAGGAACGGCAGGGCGGAGGTCATACTGACCGGTGGTCTCGTCGGCCACGTCTTCACCCTCGCCAAGGGCTTCCACCTCGGCGACTCTAACCTCGAGTTCATGGAGAGGAAGGGCCTTCTCGAACTGGTGGACTGGGCAGAGGAGATACTCAACGAGTTCTATCCCTACGTGAGGACCCCCGTTGATTTTGCCGTGGACTACAAGGGTGAGCGCGTCGAAGTTGATTTGCTGAGCGAGGAGAAGTGGCTCTTCGACGAGCACCCGATACTCGACATAGGCTCAAGAACCGTTGAGAAGTACCGCGAGGTGCTCATGGGGGCGAAGATAATAGTCGCCAACGGGCCGATGGGCGTCTTCGAGCGCGAGGAGTTCGCGGTAGGTACGGTCGGGGTTTTCAGGGCGATAGGTGAGAGCCCTGCCTTCAGCATAGTCGGGGGAGGTCACTCGATAGCCAGCATATACCAGCACAACATAACGGGCATAAGCCACGTCTCCACAGGCGGCGGCGCGATGCTGAGCTTCTTCGCCGGTGAAAAGCTCCCGGTTCTGGAGGCGTTCAAGGAGAGCTACGAACGCTTTAAAGACCTGCTCGAAGGGTGA
- a CDS encoding ABC transporter permease has product MQVFFTMIYRELKRFSRSRARVIGSLINPLIWLIFFGKGWSGVFNNPAAAPIFGGVDYMTYLVPGIIAMTVFNMSFMQGITLIWDKQFGFLKEILVAPASRTEAILGRITGGALMAMIQGVIILALSFFLADLNVSGILPALGMSFLVGIAIAGMGVAIALKMTSMEGFQMIVTMIMLPMTFLSGAFYPISTMPEWMQWLAKVNPLTYAVDGSRYYLAGVEPTFGIVTDWLVLIGLAALFAGIAALGFRKATID; this is encoded by the coding sequence ATGCAGGTCTTTTTCACCATGATATACCGCGAGCTGAAGCGCTTTTCGCGCTCCCGTGCCAGGGTCATCGGAAGCCTCATCAACCCGCTCATCTGGCTCATCTTCTTCGGAAAGGGCTGGAGTGGGGTATTCAACAACCCCGCCGCGGCGCCCATCTTCGGAGGCGTTGACTACATGACCTACCTCGTGCCTGGAATAATAGCCATGACGGTCTTCAACATGAGCTTCATGCAGGGCATAACGCTCATCTGGGACAAGCAGTTCGGCTTCCTTAAGGAGATTCTCGTCGCCCCTGCCAGCAGGACGGAGGCAATACTCGGGAGAATCACCGGGGGAGCACTAATGGCCATGATACAGGGCGTCATAATACTCGCGCTCAGCTTTTTCCTGGCGGACCTCAACGTGAGCGGAATCCTTCCCGCGCTTGGAATGAGCTTCCTCGTCGGAATAGCGATAGCCGGCATGGGAGTGGCTATAGCCCTCAAGATGACCAGCATGGAAGGCTTCCAGATGATAGTGACCATGATAATGCTCCCGATGACCTTCCTGAGCGGAGCGTTCTACCCGATAAGCACGATGCCGGAGTGGATGCAGTGGCTGGCCAAGGTGAACCCCTTGACCTACGCCGTGGACGGTTCCAGGTATTACCTCGCTGGGGTTGAGCCTACCTTCGGAATCGTCACCGACTGGCTGGTGCTCATCGGTCTTGCCGCCCTGTTCGCAGGAATCGCGGCACTGGGCTTCAGGAAGGCGACGATAGACTGA
- a CDS encoding ATP-binding cassette domain-containing protein — protein MNAIEVENLVKKYGDFEAVRGISFNVKQGEIFAFLGPNGAGKTTTVHVLTTLLKPTAGKAVVAGHDVAREPMDVRRKIGIVFQDPSVDRELTAYENMLIHGRIYGLSGSELKEKIERLLKFVELWEFKDRPVKFFSGGMQRRLEIARSLLHEPEILFLDEPTIGLDPQTRAHIWDYIRAMKEEHNMTIFLTTHYMDEAEQLADRIAIMDHGEIIAEGTAEELKKLVGSDIIYLKLQSPREELKCLKADFIKGCKMLPDGRIRIDVDNAAEALPKLFELAKETDVRILEVTYHRPTLNDVFLHLTGREIREEGGEQNVAKMIMRARRR, from the coding sequence ATGAACGCGATTGAGGTTGAGAACCTCGTGAAGAAGTACGGGGACTTTGAGGCCGTTAGGGGGATATCTTTCAATGTGAAGCAGGGGGAGATATTCGCCTTCCTGGGGCCGAACGGTGCCGGGAAGACCACCACCGTCCACGTCCTCACGACGCTGTTGAAGCCGACGGCTGGAAAGGCTGTAGTTGCTGGCCATGATGTTGCAAGGGAACCGATGGATGTTAGGAGGAAGATAGGCATCGTCTTTCAGGATCCGAGCGTTGATAGGGAATTGACGGCCTACGAGAACATGCTCATCCACGGCAGGATATACGGACTCAGTGGAAGCGAGCTGAAGGAGAAGATAGAACGCCTCCTCAAGTTTGTTGAGCTGTGGGAGTTCAAGGATCGACCCGTTAAGTTCTTCTCCGGAGGAATGCAGAGAAGGCTTGAGATAGCCCGCTCCCTCCTCCACGAGCCTGAAATACTGTTCCTCGACGAGCCGACGATAGGCCTCGACCCGCAGACGAGGGCGCACATATGGGACTACATAAGGGCCATGAAGGAGGAACACAACATGACCATCTTCCTCACCACGCACTACATGGACGAGGCCGAGCAGTTGGCCGATAGAATAGCCATAATGGACCACGGTGAGATAATCGCGGAAGGCACCGCTGAGGAGCTCAAGAAACTCGTGGGCAGCGACATAATCTATCTGAAGCTCCAGAGCCCGAGAGAGGAGCTCAAGTGCCTTAAGGCTGATTTCATCAAGGGCTGCAAGATGCTTCCCGATGGGAGGATAAGGATTGACGTGGACAACGCCGCTGAAGCCCTGCCAAAGCTCTTTGAACTGGCGAAGGAAACAGACGTTAGGATTCTCGAAGTCACCTACCACAGGCCGACGCTCAACGACGTCTTCCTGCACCTCACGGGCAGGGAAATCAGGGAAGAGGGCGGCGAGCAGAACGTGGCAAAGATGATTATGAGGGCCAGGAGGAGGTGA